From Lysobacter auxotrophicus, the proteins below share one genomic window:
- the prfA gene encoding peptide chain release factor 1, translating to MTPSLRRKLEALAERREELERLLSDPGVIGDADRFRRFSREFAQLEPVANALKAEAQAKDDLAAAQAMREDPELAELAQDEIAAAQARLERLDAELLAHLIPKDPRDEGDLYLEVRAGTGGDEAAIFAGDLFRMYARYAERQGWKVEIESGSPGEHGGFKEVIARVEGRGAYSKLKFESGTHRVQRVPETESQGRIHTSAATVAIIPLEAEGEPIEINPADLKVDTFRSSGAGGQHVNKTESAIRITHVPSGLVVESQTERSQHANRDKAMKRLAAMLAEAQAAKAAAAQASMRKLQVGSGDRSQRIRTYNFPQGRITDHRVEGLTLYDLPNVIQGDMDELVARLQHEHQADELARLTQES from the coding sequence ATGACGCCCAGCCTGCGCCGCAAACTCGAAGCCCTCGCCGAACGGCGCGAAGAACTCGAACGCCTCTTGTCCGATCCCGGCGTCATCGGCGATGCGGACCGCTTCCGCCGCTTCTCCCGCGAATTCGCCCAGCTCGAACCGGTGGCGAATGCGCTGAAGGCCGAAGCGCAGGCGAAGGACGACCTCGCCGCCGCGCAGGCGATGCGCGAGGACCCGGAGCTGGCCGAACTCGCCCAGGACGAGATCGCCGCCGCGCAGGCGCGCCTGGAACGCCTCGATGCCGAACTGCTCGCGCACCTGATCCCGAAGGACCCGCGCGACGAAGGCGACCTCTACCTGGAGGTGCGCGCCGGCACCGGCGGCGACGAAGCGGCGATCTTCGCCGGCGACCTGTTCCGCATGTATGCACGTTACGCCGAGCGCCAGGGCTGGAAGGTCGAAATCGAATCGGGCAGTCCCGGCGAACACGGCGGCTTCAAGGAAGTCATCGCGCGCGTGGAAGGCCGCGGCGCCTATTCGAAGCTGAAGTTCGAGTCCGGCACGCATCGCGTGCAGCGCGTGCCGGAAACCGAATCGCAGGGCCGCATCCACACCTCCGCGGCGACGGTCGCGATCATCCCGCTAGAAGCCGAAGGCGAGCCGATCGAGATCAATCCCGCCGACCTGAAAGTGGACACGTTCCGCTCCAGCGGCGCGGGCGGGCAGCACGTCAACAAGACCGAATCGGCGATCCGCATCACCCATGTCCCAAGCGGCCTGGTGGTCGAAAGCCAGACCGAACGCAGCCAGCACGCCAACCGCGACAAGGCGATGAAGCGCCTGGCCGCGATGCTCGCTGAAGCGCAGGCGGCGAAGGCCGCCGCGGCGCAGGCCTCGATGCGCAAACTGCAGGTCGGCAGCGGCGATCGCAGCCAGCGCATCCGCACCTACAACTTCCCGCAGGGCCGCATCACCGACCATCGCGTCGAGGGCCTGACGCTGTACGACCTGCCCAACGTGATCCAGGGCGACATGGACGAACTCGTCGCG
- the hemA gene encoding glutamyl-tRNA reductase, translating into MSLFVLGINHQTAPVSLRERVAFSADTVPAALGALKTLPQVQEVALLSTCNRTELYAVSNDDGQALANWLATHPDDVGDLHAYLYRHRDADAVRHLFRVATGLDSLVLGEPQILGQVKDAWATARHAGTLGSQLDRLFQHAFTTAKRARTDTRIGANPVSVASAAVRLAQESFARLEDSTVLMIGAGETIELAARHLVQARAKRLLVANRTLAHAQELASRHGGVALPLSEIDKHLGEADVVISATASRDPILHRPHVAAALATRKHRPMLLLDLAVPRDIAPDVAELKDVFLYTVDDLERAIEDNRRSRREAATEAEAIVELQVARFTETMVASTRTEPLKRLRAHGDAAKADVLARAQQQLAAGQDPAQVLNYLAHTLTNRLLHAPTIALREAALTGNAELARAAEKLFAASEDEVERNAKRVDGSDEGEA; encoded by the coding sequence ATGAGTTTGTTCGTACTAGGCATCAATCACCAGACCGCGCCGGTCAGCCTGCGCGAGCGCGTGGCGTTTTCGGCCGACACGGTGCCGGCCGCGCTGGGTGCCTTGAAGACGCTTCCGCAGGTGCAGGAAGTCGCCCTGCTGTCCACCTGCAACCGGACCGAACTCTACGCGGTGTCGAACGACGACGGCCAGGCGCTCGCCAACTGGCTGGCCACGCATCCGGACGACGTCGGCGACCTGCACGCCTACCTCTACCGCCATCGCGATGCCGATGCGGTGCGCCACCTGTTCCGCGTCGCGACCGGGCTGGATTCGCTCGTGCTCGGGGAACCGCAGATCCTCGGCCAGGTGAAGGATGCCTGGGCCACCGCGCGCCACGCGGGGACGCTGGGCAGCCAGCTCGACCGCCTCTTCCAGCACGCCTTCACCACCGCCAAGCGCGCGCGCACCGACACGCGCATCGGCGCCAATCCGGTGTCGGTCGCCTCGGCGGCAGTGCGCCTGGCGCAGGAGTCGTTCGCGCGGCTGGAAGACTCCACGGTGCTGATGATCGGCGCCGGCGAGACCATCGAACTGGCCGCGCGCCACCTCGTGCAGGCGCGCGCCAAGCGTCTTCTCGTCGCCAACCGCACGCTCGCGCACGCGCAGGAACTCGCCAGCCGCCATGGCGGTGTCGCGTTGCCGCTGAGCGAGATCGACAAGCACCTCGGCGAGGCCGACGTGGTGATCTCCGCCACCGCAAGCCGCGATCCGATCCTGCATCGCCCGCACGTCGCCGCCGCGCTCGCCACGCGCAAGCACCGGCCGATGCTGCTGCTCGACCTCGCCGTGCCGCGCGACATCGCGCCCGACGTGGCCGAGCTGAAGGATGTCTTCCTCTACACGGTCGACGATCTGGAACGCGCCATCGAGGACAACCGCCGCAGCCGCCGCGAAGCCGCGACAGAAGCCGAGGCGATCGTCGAACTGCAGGTGGCGCGTTTTACCGAAACGATGGTCGCCAGCACGCGCACCGAGCCGCTCAAGCGCCTGCGCGCGCACGGCGATGCCGCCAAGGCCGACGTGCTCGCGCGTGCGCAGCAGCAGCTCGCCGCCGGGCAGGATCCGGCGCAGGTGCTGAATTACCTCGCGCACACGCTCACCAACCGCCTGCTGCACGCGCCGACCATCGCGCTGCGCGAAGCCGCGCTCACCGGCAATGCGGAACTGGCGCGCGCCGCCGAAAAACTCTTCGCGGCGAGTGAGGACGAAGTCGAGAGGAATGCGAAGCGCGTGGACGGGAGCGACGAAGGGGAAGCCTAG
- a CDS encoding tetratricopeptide repeat protein → MPAASRTLCFALVALASIATPAFTPLLAAEKAPPSSPADPTGASLEALLAGEFALQSGRLDDAAQAYLDAARQADDVALAERATRIALLAKDDKRAAQALELWRKQGGEGLNLSAAEAVLAIRRGNERQARKHLTDLLQAPGDAGWRQALGVLSGGARDPKQAARLLDKLVDSGRIPNKLQAWLAFGGLAQALEQPELVERIVAEVVERFPGEARVGLLRASQLREAGKTDDARKLLESLAAQAGDDAELRRAIADEYHRLGDYAAAEAVLAQGPQDDQSYSLRAALLAQAEDKSSLGRLYDELRARSSDPDPQRRLLLGQIAEFLERYDEALAWYRGVPGGGQRWSARLRAANVLHELKRGDEAYKSLRELQADAAADDEARRDAYLLEASLRDKDDDANGEMEVYARGLAAFPDDPEILYARGLSWERRDDIPRAEADLRKILVAEPDNVAALNALGYTLADRTTRYQEALQLIERARTAEPDNAAIIDSYGWVLYRMGRKEEALVELRRALTLQKDAEIASHVGEVLWDLGRKDEARKYFEQARKIDPENRSLKRALEKTGA, encoded by the coding sequence ATGCCCGCTGCCTCGCGCACGCTCTGTTTCGCCCTTGTCGCCCTGGCTTCCATCGCCACGCCCGCCTTCACGCCGCTGCTCGCGGCCGAGAAGGCGCCGCCTTCGTCCCCGGCCGATCCCACCGGCGCTTCGCTGGAAGCCCTGCTCGCCGGTGAATTCGCGTTGCAGTCCGGGCGCCTGGACGACGCCGCGCAGGCCTATCTGGATGCGGCCCGCCAGGCGGACGACGTCGCGCTCGCCGAACGCGCGACCCGCATCGCATTGCTGGCGAAGGACGACAAGCGCGCCGCGCAGGCGCTTGAGCTGTGGCGCAAGCAGGGCGGCGAAGGCCTGAATCTGTCCGCGGCCGAAGCCGTGCTCGCGATCCGTCGCGGCAACGAGCGCCAGGCCCGCAAGCACCTGACCGACCTCCTGCAGGCCCCGGGCGATGCCGGGTGGCGGCAGGCGCTGGGCGTGCTGTCCGGCGGCGCGCGCGATCCCAAGCAGGCCGCGCGCCTGCTCGACAAGCTTGTCGACAGTGGCCGCATCCCGAACAAATTGCAGGCGTGGCTGGCGTTCGGCGGCCTCGCGCAGGCGCTCGAACAGCCGGAGCTGGTCGAACGCATCGTCGCCGAAGTCGTGGAGCGTTTCCCAGGCGAAGCCCGCGTCGGCCTGCTGCGTGCGAGCCAGCTGCGCGAAGCCGGCAAGACCGACGATGCGCGCAAACTGCTGGAATCGCTCGCCGCGCAGGCGGGCGACGACGCCGAGCTACGTCGCGCGATCGCCGACGAATACCACCGCCTTGGCGACTATGCCGCCGCCGAAGCGGTGCTCGCGCAAGGCCCGCAGGACGACCAGAGCTACTCGCTTCGCGCGGCGCTGCTCGCGCAGGCCGAGGACAAGAGCTCGCTGGGCCGCCTGTACGACGAACTGCGCGCGCGGTCGAGCGACCCGGATCCGCAGCGCCGGCTGCTGCTGGGCCAGATCGCCGAATTCCTCGAACGCTACGACGAAGCGCTGGCCTGGTACCGCGGCGTGCCCGGCGGCGGCCAGCGCTGGTCGGCGCGCCTGCGCGCGGCGAACGTGCTGCACGAACTCAAGCGCGGCGATGAAGCCTACAAGTCCCTTCGCGAACTGCAGGCCGATGCCGCCGCCGACGACGAAGCGCGTCGCGACGCCTACCTGCTGGAGGCTTCGTTGCGCGACAAGGACGACGACGCCAACGGCGAAATGGAGGTTTACGCGCGCGGGCTGGCGGCGTTCCCGGACGATCCGGAAATCCTCTACGCGCGCGGCCTGAGCTGGGAACGTCGCGACGATATCCCGCGCGCCGAAGCCGACCTTCGCAAGATCCTCGTCGCCGAGCCTGACAACGTGGCCGCGCTCAACGCGCTGGGCTACACGCTCGCCGATCGCACGACGCGCTACCAGGAAGCGCTGCAGCTGATCGAGCGCGCGCGCACCGCCGAACCCGACAACGCGGCGATCATCGACAGCTACGGCTGGGTGCTCTACCGCATGGGCCGCAAGGAGGAGGCGCTGGTCGAACTGCGCCGCGCGCTGACCCTGCAGAAGGACGCGGAAATCGCCTCGCACGTCGGCGAAGTGCTGTGGGACCTGGGCCGCAAGGACGAGGCGCGCAAGTACTTCGAACAGGCGCGCAAGATCGACCCCGAAAACCGCTCGCTCAAGCGCGCGCTGGAGAAGACCGGCGCATGA
- the lolB gene encoding lipoprotein insertase outer membrane protein LolB yields MTIRAFLAPVAMALILAGCVSQPPRAPDVPVDHAQARAQDERRAALTNWSLSGRIAVSNGKQGGSGRIDWQQSGERYTVSLSAPVTRQSWRLSGDGTGGRLDGIEGGPREAADVEALLRETTGWNIPVRALADWVRGVGADPARFGEARIVYGEGNRPVRLVQAGWTIDFAQWQAEAAATGGPVLPARLTATLGDARVRLIIDQWTPGVTP; encoded by the coding sequence ATGACGATTCGTGCCTTCCTTGCGCCGGTCGCGATGGCGCTGATCCTTGCCGGCTGCGTTTCGCAGCCGCCCCGCGCTCCCGACGTGCCGGTCGACCACGCGCAGGCGCGTGCACAGGACGAACGTCGCGCGGCGCTGACGAACTGGTCGCTCTCCGGACGCATCGCCGTGTCCAACGGCAAGCAGGGCGGGAGCGGGCGCATCGACTGGCAGCAGTCGGGCGAGCGCTACACGGTGTCGCTGAGCGCGCCGGTCACGCGCCAGAGCTGGCGCCTGAGCGGCGACGGCACCGGCGGCCGGCTGGACGGCATCGAAGGCGGGCCGCGCGAAGCGGCCGACGTCGAGGCGCTCCTGCGCGAAACCACGGGCTGGAACATTCCCGTGCGCGCGCTCGCCGACTGGGTGCGGGGCGTGGGTGCCGACCCGGCGCGCTTCGGCGAGGCGCGGATCGTGTACGGCGAGGGCAATCGCCCGGTGCGCCTGGTGCAGGCCGGCTGGACGATCGATTTCGCGCAATGGCAGGCCGAGGCGGCCGCGACGGGCGGTCCGGTCCTCCCGGCGCGGCTCACCGCGACGCTGGGCGATGCGCGCGTCCGACTCATCATCGACCAGTGGACCCCTGGCGTAACGCCATGA
- the ispE gene encoding 4-(cytidine 5'-diphospho)-2-C-methyl-D-erythritol kinase yields the protein MNDAVPEAAWTVWPAPAKLNLFLRITGRRPDGYHLLQTVFRILEWGDTVRLRVRDDGQVRRRGASVAGVEEADDLTVRAANLLRSVANCPQGADIAIDKRIPAGGGFGGGSSDAATVLVGLDAMWGTGLGLDRLAELSLQLGADVPVFVRGENAWAEGVGERLSPVPLPPAWYVLADPGVHAPTATLFKSPELTRDAPAATMSDFVSGVPLGNAFEPVLRARESAVEAVFAALSRIGSPRLTGSGSGCFVEFATREAAEAALAALPTGLRAWVAEGAQASPLHRALADWTKQARPAP from the coding sequence ATGAACGACGCGGTCCCGGAAGCGGCGTGGACCGTCTGGCCCGCGCCGGCCAAGCTGAATCTGTTTCTGCGGATCACCGGCCGGCGTCCCGATGGCTACCACCTGCTCCAGACGGTTTTCCGCATCCTCGAATGGGGCGATACCGTGCGCCTGCGCGTCCGCGACGACGGTCAGGTGCGTCGGCGTGGCGCCTCCGTTGCGGGCGTGGAGGAAGCGGACGATCTGACGGTCCGGGCGGCTAATCTGCTGCGATCAGTCGCCAATTGCCCGCAAGGTGCGGACATCGCGATTGATAAGCGCATTCCGGCTGGCGGCGGCTTCGGTGGGGGTTCGTCCGACGCGGCAACGGTTTTGGTTGGGCTGGACGCGATGTGGGGCACCGGGCTCGGCCTCGATCGGCTCGCGGAGCTCAGTTTGCAGCTGGGCGCCGACGTCCCGGTCTTCGTGCGCGGTGAGAACGCCTGGGCGGAAGGAGTGGGCGAGCGATTGTCTCCGGTCCCGCTGCCGCCCGCCTGGTACGTCCTGGCCGATCCCGGCGTCCACGCCCCGACGGCGACTTTGTTCAAATCCCCTGAATTGACGCGTGATGCCCCGGCCGCGACAATGTCGGACTTCGTTTCGGGTGTGCCGCTCGGGAATGCGTTCGAGCCGGTGCTGCGCGCGCGCGAATCCGCCGTCGAGGCTGTTTTCGCTGCGCTGTCGCGGATCGGCTCGCCGCGCCTGACCGGCTCCGGCAGCGGTTGTTTCGTCGAATTCGCCACCCGCGAAGCCGCCGAGGCGGCGCTGGCCGCGTTGCCGACCGGGCTTCGCGCCTGGGTGGCGGAAGGGGCGCAAGCCTCGCCGCTGCACCGTGCACTGGCGGACTGGACGAAGCAGGCAAGACCGGCGCCCTGA
- a CDS encoding ribose-phosphate diphosphokinase: MQNDRNLLIFSGNANRPLADSVCRELGIRLGKALVGRFSDGEVQVEIEENVRRQEVFVIQPTNAPTAENFMELLVLVDALKRASAASVTAVVPYFGYARQDRRPRSSRVPITAKVAAKMFSAVGTDRVLTVDLHADQIQGFFDIPVDNVYASPLLLADIWRAHGTENMVVVSPDVGGVVRARAIAKRLDDADLAIIDKRRPRANVATVMNIIGDVAGKTCVLVDDIVDTAGTLCAAANALKAQGATKVVAYCTHPVLSGAAMDNVTKSQLDELVVTDTIKLSDAARACGKIRQLSVAELLAETIRRVAFGESVSSLYVD; encoded by the coding sequence ATGCAGAACGATCGCAACCTGCTGATTTTCAGCGGTAACGCCAACCGCCCGCTCGCCGACTCGGTGTGCAGGGAACTGGGCATCCGTCTGGGCAAGGCGCTCGTCGGCCGTTTCTCCGACGGCGAAGTGCAGGTGGAAATCGAGGAGAACGTCCGTCGCCAGGAAGTGTTCGTCATCCAGCCGACGAACGCGCCCACGGCGGAGAATTTCATGGAGCTGCTGGTGCTGGTGGACGCGCTCAAGCGCGCCTCGGCCGCCAGCGTGACCGCGGTGGTGCCGTACTTCGGCTACGCCCGCCAGGATCGCCGCCCGCGTTCCTCGCGCGTGCCGATCACGGCCAAGGTCGCGGCGAAGATGTTCAGTGCGGTCGGTACCGATCGCGTGTTGACGGTCGATCTCCACGCCGACCAGATCCAGGGCTTCTTCGACATCCCGGTCGACAACGTGTACGCCTCGCCGCTGCTGCTTGCCGACATCTGGCGCGCGCACGGCACGGAAAACATGGTGGTGGTCTCGCCCGACGTCGGCGGCGTGGTGCGCGCGCGAGCGATCGCCAAGCGCCTGGACGATGCGGACCTGGCGATCATCGACAAGCGCCGTCCGCGCGCCAACGTTGCCACGGTGATGAACATCATCGGCGACGTCGCCGGCAAGACCTGCGTGCTGGTCGACGACATCGTCGACACCGCCGGCACCTTGTGCGCCGCGGCGAACGCGCTGAAGGCGCAGGGCGCGACCAAGGTGGTCGCGTACTGCACGCATCCGGTGTTGTCGGGCGCGGCGATGGACAACGTGACCAAGTCGCAGCTCGACGAGCTGGTGGTCACCGACACCATCAAGCTGTCCGACGCGGCGCGGGCCTGCGGCAAGATCCGCCAGCTCAGCGTCGCCGAGCTTCTGGCCGAGACGATCCGACGCGTGGCGTTCGGCGAGTCGGTCAGTTCGCTGTACGTGGATTGA
- a CDS encoding 50S ribosomal protein L25/general stress protein Ctc encodes MSEHTLKATGRKVEGKGASRRLRHAASIPAIVYGGKSEPKAIQLDHEKIWLAQQNEWFYSSILNLDIDGAVEAVLLRDIQRHPFKQIIMHLDFQRVDLNAALKASVPLHFIGQEGSPAGKSADVVITHELNEVTVSCLPRDLPEFIEIDLSGLKVGDIVHLSDVKLPKGVELPELKLGKEHDVAVVIAKHGRVEAEESAEAPSAEVPATKAAKKDEK; translated from the coding sequence ATGTCCGAACATACCCTCAAGGCCACTGGCCGCAAGGTCGAAGGGAAGGGTGCGAGCCGCCGCCTTCGCCATGCCGCCAGCATCCCGGCCATCGTCTACGGCGGCAAGTCCGAGCCGAAGGCGATCCAGCTCGACCACGAGAAGATCTGGCTGGCCCAGCAGAACGAGTGGTTCTACTCGTCTATCCTGAACCTCGACATCGACGGCGCCGTCGAAGCCGTGCTGCTGCGCGACATCCAGCGCCATCCGTTCAAGCAGATCATCATGCACCTGGACTTCCAGCGCGTTGATCTGAACGCCGCGCTGAAGGCGTCGGTGCCGCTGCACTTCATCGGCCAGGAAGGCTCGCCGGCTGGCAAGTCGGCCGACGTCGTGATCACGCACGAACTCAACGAAGTCACCGTCAGCTGCCTGCCGCGCGACCTGCCGGAGTTCATCGAGATCGACCTGTCGGGCCTGAAGGTCGGCGACATCGTCCACCTGTCGGACGTCAAGCTGCCCAAGGGCGTGGAGCTGCCGGAACTGAAGCTGGGCAAGGAACACGACGTCGCCGTCGTGATCGCCAAGCACGGCCGCGTCGAAGCCGAAGAGTCGGCTGAGGCCCCGTCGGCCGAAGTGCCGGCCACCAAGGCCGCCAAGAAGGACGAGAAGTAA
- the pth gene encoding aminoacyl-tRNA hydrolase: MDGLRLIVGLGNPGAEHLRTRHNAGFWFVDALALRQGARFGLESKLFGETAKVEIAGKPVWLLKPATFMNLSGKSVTAALRYWKIEPEQMLVVHDELDLAPGTARLKFDGGHGGQNGLRDITRLLGHGKYHRLRIGIGHPGHKDRVTSWVLGKPGADDEASILRAIGDADDVLPLAVSGDFNEAMKRLHTSR, translated from the coding sequence ATGGACGGTTTGCGCCTCATCGTCGGCTTGGGGAATCCCGGTGCCGAACATCTCCGGACCCGGCACAACGCCGGGTTCTGGTTTGTGGACGCCCTCGCGCTGCGTCAGGGCGCCCGCTTCGGTCTGGAATCCAAGCTGTTCGGCGAAACGGCGAAGGTCGAGATCGCCGGCAAGCCGGTGTGGCTGCTCAAGCCGGCCACGTTCATGAACCTTTCCGGCAAATCGGTCACGGCGGCGCTGCGCTACTGGAAGATCGAGCCGGAGCAGATGCTGGTCGTCCACGACGAACTCGATCTCGCACCGGGCACCGCGCGCCTGAAGTTCGATGGCGGCCACGGCGGCCAGAACGGTCTGCGCGACATCACCAGGCTGCTCGGCCATGGCAAGTACCACCGCCTGCGCATCGGCATCGGCCACCCCGGGCACAAGGACCGCGTGACGTCCTGGGTGCTGGGCAAGCCCGGCGCGGACGACGAAGCCTCCATCCTTCGCGCCATCGGCGATGCCGACGACGTGCTACCGCTGGCCGTGTCCGGCGATTTCAACGAAGCCATGAAGCGGCTTCACACCAGCAGGTGA